The DNA segment ATGCTCAACAAGTACCATTTTTTAATTATTCCATTTATATATCTCTGGATTAGTATCTTTTCGACAGGCATCTACCTTTTTATTGAATTATTCGCATCAAATGAATCCATCATAATGCAAAATATAAAATTGAGTAGATCTTATAGTTATAGTGCCTTATCTTTTTTGCTGATAACCAGTTTTTTTACAAGAACACAAAAAAATGAAAGCATGTTATATAAGGCCTATTTTCTAACCTTATTTATTGCTGGTTGTTGTTTTTTATATATTGCTTTGACGTTATAGCTTAGAAGTATGAAGTTGGTGTTGGCGACAAGTTGCACACAGAGTTGGGTTAGGGTCTGACTTATCCAGTAATAGTGTACACGTTGCTAAGCACTATTTTTTAATTCAAAGTGTTCTGGACTCAAATACCCAAGAGCACTATGCCGTCTGGTCCGATTGTAATTAATCTCAATATACTGAAATATATCTTGTTTCATTTTTTCACGCATCATGAGCGGCTCGTCTTGCAGTGCTTCAACTTTTAATGTCTGGAAGAAACTTTCTGCACAAGCATTATCCTAGTAATTCCCTTAACGACTCATGCTTTGTACTAGCTGATGTTTCTGAAGCAAAGCATGGTAATCGTTTGCACAGATCTGATCCGGCGATAGTGGAGACTTTGTATCATTACTAAAACTTGGTCAATTGGTTCATGATAACGAGTAACCTGTCTGAGAGCAGTGGCACGGAACGGGGCAAAAAGCTTTTAGCCAATGAACAGTTCAATGGCCGTTAAGATTGGCATTGTTGCAACAGTGACCGTTGGCAGCATGGCCGCTCTTTCACATCTGACCCATAGGGATATGGGAAATGCCAGTATGATGTCGGGAACATCATCGGTCATGTGAACGCGGCATTTACACTTCCATGTATTGCAAATGCCGCCGTCGAGCCTATAGGGATACTTCTTGTAAAATAAAAGGGCGGCGTGTCACTGGGGAAACAATGACAATTCATCCTGCACACCAGACGACAAACTTAATAGTTTTGGGGCATGAGCGAGAAAAAATAGATCGCTTAGATAAAGATTTTAAACTCTGCTTAAATTAAAACGACTCAAGTCTCCAAACTTATTCAGTCATTATTATTTTAGATAACTCATCTCAGTACTCCCACCATTCTTACGCAGGTATTTTCCGCTTAAACCTATCACTTAGCGAGGCAATCACGACTATATTGACCTCAAAATTTTGTATACATTCGCAGCGTAAATGAGCAATCAAGAATATAACTGACTTGCCAACTTGCTGACTAACACGACGTTTTATTAGATGGTCATCACACTTTAATTTCAAAAATAACTAAATAATTCACAAACATGAACTAATATGTAACTTACCAAAATATCGAGAGCTGCAATGAGGGCTCACTCTACTGAATACAGGGGATTTATCAGTCTGCCACCTTGAATAGCGTTACGGTTAGCGGGTCGCTATAAAGTGCTAAATAGTCTTCACCAACACAGTAATATCAGGGATCTGCCGTTCTGTAGCAATACAGATGATTCAAGTTATAGGTTTATAACTCGTTGAGGTAACAACGGAATGGAAAACAACGAACTAATCGCGGTTGAAAATCGAATCGTCACTAAATTTATGGACATGTTTATCAAGTTTGGCATGCTCCTCGCGCTAGCGTCCTTCTGCTACACCATCTTCTCCCCGTTTTTAAATATCATGCTCTGGGCAGTGATTTTAGCCGTGGTCATTTATCCCTTTCACCAGCGTATCGCTAAACGGCTGAGTGATAAGCAAGGTCGAGCCGCTACTTTGTTGATTGTAATAGGGTTAATGATATTAGTTTTACCGACCATTATGATGGTTAGCTCCATGACCGATAATATGGGTAGCTTGGTTGAGCGCGTGAATCAAAATACCCTTGAGGTCCCTACTCCAAAGGAAAGCATTGCCAATATTCCCTTTGTTGGCGCTAAGATTTATGACTTTTGGCTGAAAGCATCGACTGATTTACCATCGTTAGTCAAAAGCTTACAACCGCACTTAGGGGATGCCGCCAAGCAAGTCATTCATGCGTTAGCCAGCATCAGTGCCAGTCTGTTGATGAGTATGTTTTCCTTTATCATCGCAGGCATCATGATGGCCTATGGCCACGCTGGTGCACAAAGTTCGGCTCGGATTGCCACTCGGATTGCTGGTCCTGAGCGCGGCGCAAAACTGGTCAATATCTGCTCTTCAACCATTCGTGCCGTCGCTTTAGGCGTTATTGGTGTGGCCTTCATTCAAGCCTTGTTAATCGGCATTGTGATGACCTTCGCGGGTATCCCCTTGGTGGGTATCTTCTTTATCTTGGTCTTGATATTAGGGATTGCCCAAATCCCCGCGCTATTAGTGACGCTACCAGCGATTGCTTATATCTGGATGGCGGGCGATAACGGCACAGTCGGCAGTATCATCTATACCGTGTTGCTGGTCCTTGCGGGTGCGGTGGACAACGTACTCAAGCCTATTTTCCTCGGCCGTGGAGTCGATGCTCCCATGCCAGTGGTACTCATCGGCGCCTTAGGCGGCATGGCCACCAGCGGTATTTTAGGGATGTTTATTGGCGCCACGCTACTGTCAATCGGCTACCGCATATTTATGATGTGGGTGGATGAAGGTCTCGAAGAGGGATTGAGAGAGCAAGATGACAATTGATCACTTTGTTCCCCGCCTCGTGTTAGGCGGGGTATGTGCTCTGCTCAGCGGTTGTACTGTACTCGGTCCTGATTATCAACGGCCCGATGTGCCAGAAGTCCAAAGCTGGCAGAGCGCTAGCTCACGCCTCTTTAGCGGTGCGACAGCGGCCAGCGATTATCATCAATGGTGGTCGCAACTGAACGACCCAGTGCTAAGCAGCTTGATTGACGAGGCCTTGCAGAAAAATCCCGATGTGCGGATCGCAGGGCTACGCATTCTCGAAGCGCAAGCCCAGTTGGGTATCGCTGAAAGCCTTAAAAATCCCCAGTTAACCCAAGCCACGGCACAATGGCTGGGCGCAGGCCAAACCCAAAGCGGTAACAGCACCTCAGGTAGCAGTTATGGCGCAGCATTTAATCTGGGCTGGGAATTGGATTTTTGGGGCAAGTTTCAACGCAGTATCGAGTCTGCCGATGCCAACTACTTTGCCACTATCGCCCAATATGACGATGTGCAAGTGTTGATGATTGCGCAAGTGGCACAGCTGTATGTGAGCATTCGCACCTTAGAGGCGCGGCTGCAAATTGCCCATGAGAATGCGCAGATCCAAAAGCGCAGCTTAGAAATTACTCAGCACCAGTTTCACAGCGGTAATACCGCCGAGCTGGATGTGCAGCAGGCCAAGACGCAGTATCTCAGTACGCTTTCGACCATCCCTCAGCTAGAAACGAATCTGCGCCAAAGCCAGAATGCACTCAGCACCCTGCTGGCAAGGGCGCCAGGGGCATTACCCGAAATGGCAAGCAATACAGGCGTACTCCCCCAAGGGCAATTGGCCTTAGTTGCTGAAATGCCTGCCGATTTATTACGGCGCCGCCCCGATGTCAGAACCGCCGAACGTCAACTTGCAGCCCAATCGGGGCTGATTGGCATTGCCGAGAGCGATCTGTATCCATCCATCACCTTAGCTGGAACGCTTGGGATAAGTGCAACGGGCAGCGGCCATAGCATTTTCTCTTGGGGGGCTGGGCCATCAATCAGTTGGAATATCCTCGACAGCGGGAGATTAACCAACCAAATCTTAGTGGAAGACGCGCGCTTTGAGCAGTTACACGAACGCTACCGTGAAACCGTTTTTAAGGCCGCGCGGGAAGTTGATGATGCCGCCATCGCTTATGCCAACAGCGCAACCGAAATAACCTTACTGACACAAACAGGTGAAGCGGCGAGTCGTTCACTCGAAATTGCTAACACCCAATACCGCGAAGGTATGGCGGATTTTCAGCGTGTA comes from the Shewanella mangrovisoli genome and includes:
- a CDS encoding AI-2E family transporter; the encoded protein is MENNELIAVENRIVTKFMDMFIKFGMLLALASFCYTIFSPFLNIMLWAVILAVVIYPFHQRIAKRLSDKQGRAATLLIVIGLMILVLPTIMMVSSMTDNMGSLVERVNQNTLEVPTPKESIANIPFVGAKIYDFWLKASTDLPSLVKSLQPHLGDAAKQVIHALASISASLLMSMFSFIIAGIMMAYGHAGAQSSARIATRIAGPERGAKLVNICSSTIRAVALGVIGVAFIQALLIGIVMTFAGIPLVGIFFILVLILGIAQIPALLVTLPAIAYIWMAGDNGTVGSIIYTVLLVLAGAVDNVLKPIFLGRGVDAPMPVVLIGALGGMATSGILGMFIGATLLSIGYRIFMMWVDEGLEEGLREQDDN
- a CDS encoding efflux transporter outer membrane subunit, whose translation is MTIDHFVPRLVLGGVCALLSGCTVLGPDYQRPDVPEVQSWQSASSRLFSGATAASDYHQWWSQLNDPVLSSLIDEALQKNPDVRIAGLRILEAQAQLGIAESLKNPQLTQATAQWLGAGQTQSGNSTSGSSYGAAFNLGWELDFWGKFQRSIESADANYFATIAQYDDVQVLMIAQVAQLYVSIRTLEARLQIAHENAQIQKRSLEITQHQFHSGNTAELDVQQAKTQYLSTLSTIPQLETNLRQSQNALSTLLARAPGALPEMASNTGVLPQGQLALVAEMPADLLRRRPDVRTAERQLAAQSGLIGIAESDLYPSITLAGTLGISATGSGHSIFSWGAGPSISWNILDSGRLTNQILVEDARFEQLHERYRETVFKAAREVDDAAIAYANSATEITLLTQTGEAASRSLEIANTQYREGMADFQRVLDSQRALFSQQERLVNSRGAHIGNLITLYKALGGGWEPGRQRPLVTPAVDQKLRTRDEWVPYLDNSRSDANQPQTGSQPNAQPTSTIQKGIVND